Proteins from a genomic interval of Methanohalophilus levihalophilus:
- a CDS encoding serine protein kinase RIO yields MRKSIPKNLRKIESDIDKMRIRQKDSNALKVKEAVFDDATLKGLYHLSNDGVIEALGGSISTGKEANVFLAEGKDFDLAIKIYRISTSTFRAMEDYILGDPRFKSIRHKKKDVVFAWTRKEFRNLLRAEEVGIRVPKPITTHRNILVMQFIGEDEKAFPPLKDIRIEKEDAKEIFDTIVKYLDLLYNEANLVHGDLSEYNILINPSNLEPYIIDMGQAVTLEHPGAEVFLKRDLKNLTRYFKKYGIETSDEELYKMLKAKNELKDQK; encoded by the coding sequence ATGAGAAAATCCATTCCTAAAAATCTCCGAAAAATTGAAAGCGACATCGATAAGATGCGAATTCGCCAAAAGGATTCCAATGCACTTAAAGTAAAAGAAGCGGTGTTTGATGACGCAACCCTCAAAGGGCTATACCATCTTTCAAACGATGGTGTGATCGAAGCATTAGGTGGCTCCATCAGCACCGGCAAGGAAGCAAATGTATTTCTTGCAGAAGGGAAAGACTTTGATCTTGCCATCAAGATCTACAGGATATCCACAAGCACTTTCCGGGCAATGGAAGACTATATACTCGGAGATCCACGCTTCAAAAGCATTCGTCATAAAAAGAAAGATGTTGTATTCGCATGGACACGGAAAGAATTCCGCAACTTGCTCCGTGCAGAAGAAGTCGGGATTCGCGTTCCAAAACCAATAACAACTCATCGAAATATACTTGTAATGCAGTTCATCGGTGAAGACGAGAAAGCCTTCCCGCCCTTAAAGGACATTCGAATCGAAAAAGAAGATGCAAAGGAAATATTCGATACAATTGTCAAATATCTGGATTTACTCTACAATGAAGCAAATCTGGTACATGGGGACCTTAGCGAATATAATATCCTCATTAACCCTTCAAACCTCGAACCTTACATCATCGACATGGGGCAGGCAGTCACTCTTGAACATCCCGGAGCCGAAGTATTCCTTAAGAGGGATCTGAAAAATCTGACCCGTTACTTCAAGAAGTACGGAATTGAAACATCAGATGAAGAATTGTACAAAATGCTGAAAGCTAAAAACGAATTAAAGGATCAAAAATAA